The following proteins are co-located in the Mesorhizobium australicum WSM2073 genome:
- the cyoC gene encoding cytochrome o ubiquinol oxidase subunit III has protein sequence MASTAITAGTEPVFHLEEEHAHAEGGSTMLGFWLYLMSDCLIFAMLFAAYGVLGGNYAAGPAPKDLFDLDLVAVNTAMLLFSSITYGFAMLTMDKGRVGATQAWLAVTGLFGLAFLSIELYEFSHMIHEGATPQRSAFLSSFFTLVGTHGLHVTFGIVWLVTLMTQVARFGLVEANRRRLMCLSMFWHFLDVVWIGVFTFVYLMGMLR, from the coding sequence ATGGCATCGACAGCAATCACAGCCGGCACCGAACCGGTGTTTCACCTGGAAGAGGAGCATGCGCACGCCGAAGGCGGCTCCACCATGCTCGGCTTCTGGCTCTATCTCATGAGCGACTGCCTGATCTTCGCGATGCTGTTCGCCGCCTATGGCGTGCTTGGCGGCAACTACGCGGCCGGGCCGGCACCCAAGGACCTGTTCGACCTCGATCTGGTGGCGGTCAACACCGCCATGCTGCTCTTCTCGTCGATCACCTATGGCTTCGCCATGCTGACCATGGACAAGGGTCGCGTGGGGGCGACGCAAGCCTGGCTCGCCGTCACCGGCCTGTTCGGCCTGGCGTTCCTGTCGATCGAGCTCTATGAATTCTCGCACATGATCCATGAAGGCGCGACACCGCAGCGCAGCGCCTTCCTGTCGTCTTTCTTCACCCTGGTCGGTACGCACGGCCTGCATGTCACCTTCGGCATCGTCTGGCTGGTGACGCTGATGACCCAGGTTGCGAGATTTGGCCTCGTCGAGGCGAACCGCCGCCGGCTGATGTGCCTCTCGATGTTCTGGCACTTCCTCGACGTCGTCTGGATCGGCGTCTTCACCTTCGTCTATTTGATGGGAATGTTGCGATGA